Proteins encoded in a region of the Augochlora pura isolate Apur16 chromosome 4, APUR_v2.2.1, whole genome shotgun sequence genome:
- the Arl2 gene encoding ADP ribosylation factor-like 2, giving the protein MGLLTVLKKLKQKEKEMRILMLGLDNAGKTTVLKRINGEPIDTISPTLGFNIKTLDHRGYKLNIWDVGGQKSLRSYWRNYFESTDGLIWVIDSADRRRLEDCKTELYKLLKEERLEGASLLVLANKQDLPGAMSTSDIAEVLELPSIKTHHWQIFKCSAVTGENLVEGINWIVDDISARIFYID; this is encoded by the exons ATGGGTTTGTTAACCGtgcttaaaaaattgaagcaaaaggaaaaagaaatgcGAATTTTAATGTT aGGTTTGGACAATGCTGGTAAAACAACAGTGTTAAAAAGGATCAATGGTGAACCAATTGACACAATATCACCAACTCTTGGTTTCAACATTAAAACATTGGACCACCGTGGATATAAACTCAATATATGGGACGTGGGTGGTCAGAAATCATTACGCTCGTATTGGAGAAACTACTTTGAATCTACCGATGGACTTATTTGGGTAATAGACAGCGCAGATAGGAGAAGACTGGAAGATTGCAAAACGGAATTGTATAAACTTTTAAAAGAGGAAAGATTGGAAGGTGCAAGTCTTCTAGTACTTGCAAACAAACAAGACTTACCCGGAGCAATGTCTACATCAGACATTGCAGAAGTTTTGGAGTTGCCAAGCATCAAAACACATCACTGGCAAATATTTAAGTGTTCAGCAGTTACTGGAGAAAACCTGGTAGAAGGAATAAACTGGATTGTGGATGATATCTCTGcaagaatattttacatagaCTAA
- the LOC144468642 gene encoding uncharacterized protein LOC144468642: METKYAADDYLTEVSDYSDYQIWPPDDGGEGEGYEYEYEEGEYKEFDEIVERKESVKDALKPPELIDIYADLTFRDIGAERIAIKTEERKEKLRQLIGLKDETEGSEETLITPEDESEEGSEESSEGSLYNCLRHIEISNSQMKLRNLHTSFPIPDDPGITPAFWILQEQTDSYSNHGVEFFKAMVEKAKLQHIKGLEQMLLSNKIDLQYYGMNPRIVRPLCEALMLNHTVDVVDLTGNWLSEDACYHLSELLQTNNTIHKMVLAGCRIGPKGAWRLQDGISDSQTLAELDVSECNLGAEGFAYIAEAVCQSDHLKELIMNDNQLDEACANDLNHLITASDTLTKLRLSWNSLYSAETWKKLCKALETNEVLEELDLSWNALGNECVNYLRLLLSHSPPVKKLIMTGNRFNEEDAAIIARGLAKNETLEELHIGNNPLKAEGALELIRAVTPQVSPGSQLRVLDLSHIWAKKNALPELQTIEEDRPSLEVKLEGILSNHKIVGPDVMALIFKRANYEAMKPKKKKLRKNFGHFILSLEDGIVPKSRFIQLVKSFKLKLSPTLLDAITKAFAGSKNTVNLDLLKSVYITQYPDTEPPPPKPEKKKKAPKHPKPKKKEEGTESKATKKTKKTKKK, encoded by the exons ATGGAGACTAAG TATGCGGCAGATGACTATCTTACCGAAGTATCAGATTATTCCGATTACCAAATATGGCCGCCTGACGACGGAGGAGAAGGCGAAGGGTACGAATACGAATATGAAGAAGGAGAATACAAGGAGTTCGACGAGATAGTTGAAAGAAAGGAAAGCGTGAAAGACGCATTAAAGCCGCCGGAATTGATAGACATATACGCGGACTTGACATTTCGCGACATAGGCGCCGAGAGAATTGCAATCAAGACTGAAGAAAGGAAGGAGAAACTACGCCAGCTAATTGGT TTGAAGGACGAAACCGAAGGATCCGAGGAGACTTTGATCACGCCGGAAGATGAATCCGAGGAGGGTAGCGAGGAATCCTCGGAGGGATCTCTCTACAATTGTCTCAGACATATCGAGATCAGCAACTCCCAGATGAAATTGCGCAATCTTCACACCTCGTTTCCGATACCCGATGATCCTGGCATAACACCTGCGTTCTGGATCCTGCAAGAGCAAACAGACAGCTACAGTAACCACGgtgtagaattttttaaagccaTGGTAGAGAAGGCGAAGCTTCAGCATATAAAGGGGTTGGAGCAGATGCTtctgtcgaataaaatcgatctGCAGTACTATGGAATGAATCCGAGGATCGTCCGACCCCTCTGCGAGGCTTTGATGCTGAACCATACGGTGGACGTAGTCGACCTTACG GGAAATTGGTTATCAGAGGACGCCTGCTATCACCTCAGCGAGTTACTTCAGACCAACAACACTATCCACAAAATGGTATTAGCAGGGTGTCGAATAGGTCCTAAGGGTGCGTGGAGACTGCAAGATGGGATTTCCGATAGCCAAACATTGGCAGAATTAGATGTCTCCGAGTGCAACCTTGGTGCCGAAGGCTTTGCGTACATTGCAGAAGCAGTTTGTCAGAGCGATCACCTAAAGGAACTTATTATGAATGATAATCAGTTGGACGAAGCCTGCGCCAATGATCTAAACCATTTGATCACGGCTTCTGATACGTTAACGAAGCTGAGATTATCATGGAATTCTTTGTACAGTGCGGAAACGTGGAAGAAGTTATGCAAAGCGTTAGAAACCAACGAGGTGTTGGAGGAGCTTGATTTATCATGGAATGCGTTGGGCAATGAATGCGTGAATTAtctacgattattattatcccATTCTCCACCCGTGAAGAAACTGATCATGACTG GAAACAGGTTTAACGAGGAGGACGCTGCAATAATTGCTAGAGGTCTAGCGAAAAACGAAACGCTGGAGGAGCTGCATATAGGTAACAATCCCTTGAAGGCGGAGGGTGCGCTTGAACTTATACGAGCAGTCACGCCTCAAGTGTCTCCGGGAAGTCAGCTGCGGGTTTTGGATCTCTCGCACATCTGGGCGAAGAAAAATGCTTTACCCGAACTCCAAACCATTGAAGAAGATAGACCCAGTTTGGAAGTTAAATTAGAAGGGATACTCAGTAATCACAAGATTGTGGGACCGGATGTAATggcgttaatatttaaaagagcTAACTACGAGGCAATGAaaccgaaaaagaaaaaactacGCAAGAACTTCGGTCACTTTATCCTTTCCCTTGAGGACGGCATTGTCCCTAAAT CACGCTTCATACAACTGGTAAAATCCTTCAAACTTAAGCTGTCTCCAACTTTGCTAGATGCTATTACCAAGGCATTTGCTGGTTCAAAGAACACTGTGAATCTAGATCTGTTAAAGTCGGTTTATATAACTCAATATCCTGACACAGAGCCTCCTCCACCAAAGcctgaaaagaagaaaaaggctCCTAAACATCCTAAAccaaagaaaaaggaagagggCACTGAATCAAAAGCGACAAAGAAGACGAAAAAGACAAAGAAGAAATAA